In Rhinopithecus roxellana isolate Shanxi Qingling chromosome 4, ASM756505v1, whole genome shotgun sequence, a single genomic region encodes these proteins:
- the MFSD4B gene encoding sodium-dependent glucose transporter 1, with product MLRWFTTSMLFASFLGLGLSVAIVGPTLQDLAANVNRNISSLSFIFVGRAFGYLSGSVIGGLLVYVMNYFLLLGISMLATTVGLYLVPFCKTAVLLTVMMCVFGTSIGVLDTGGNVLILALWGDKGAPHMQALHFCFALGAFLAPLLAKLALGPTASAENCTESDFHHPALNRSSEADSEALFGVPNDTNLLWAYAIIGTYMFLVSVILFGLFFKNSSKQEKTTASAQTSRRAKYHNALLCLLFLFFFFYVGAEVTYGSYVFSFATTHAGMKESEAAGLNSIFWGTFAVCRGLAIFFATCLQPGTMIVLSNIGSLTSSLFLVLFDKNPFCLWIATAVYGASMATTFPSGISWIEQYTTIHGKSAAFFVIGAALGEMAIPAVIGILQGKYPDLPVVLYTSLGASIATGVLFPVLYKLATSPLDHQRKENRKSEDQKALLSRSGLNEYEEENEEEEAEKWNEMDFEMIETDDTMRHSIIETSGSSSTEPTAEI from the exons ATGCTGCGGTGGTTCACCACCTCGATGCTGTTTGCTTCCTTCCTGGGTCTG ggaTTGAGTGTTGCTATCGTGGGACCCACGCTTCAAGATTTGGCAGCAAACGTGAACCGAAATATCAGTAGCCTGTCTTTCATTTTTGTGGGTCGTGCCTTTGGATATTTGAGTGGCTCTGTGATTGGTGGATTGCTTGTTTATGTCATGaattactttttacttttgg GAATCTCAATGTTGGCTACCACAGTTGGTCTTTATCTTGTTCCTTTTTGCAAGACAGCAGTATTACTCACTGTCATGATGTGTGTCTTTGGCACTTCAATTGGCGTTCTGGATACAG GTGGTAATGTCCTTATCTTGGCTCTTTGGGGGGACAAAGGAGCCCCACATATGCAGGCCTTACACTTCTGTTTTGCCTTGGGTGCCTTTTTGGCTCCACTGCTAGCGAAACTGGCACTGGGTCCGACAGCGTCTGCTGAAAACTGCACAGAGTCTGACTTTCATCATCCTGCACTCAACCGATCATCTGAGGCTGACTCAGAAGCTCTGTTTGGAGTACCTAATGATACGAATTTACTGTGGGCTTATGCCATTATTGGTACTTACATGTTCTTagtttctgttattttgtttGGTCTGTTTTTCAAGAATAGCTCAAAGCAGGAAAAAACAACAGCATCTGCTCAGACATCTCGAAGAGCAAAATATCACAAcgcccttctttgtctcctttttctgttcttctttttttatgttgGAGCCGAGGTAACATATGGCTcttatgttttctcatttgcaacCACCCATGCTGGCATGAAAGAAAGTGAAGCCGCTGGGTTGAACTCCATCTTCTGGGGGACATTTGCAGTCTGCAGGGGACTGGCAATCTTTTTTGCTACCTGTTTACAGCCTGGAACCATGATTGTGTTGAGCAACATTGGCAGCCTGACTTCATCTTTGTTTCTGGTGCTTTTTGACAAGAACCCATTTTGTCTCTGGATAGCAACTGCAGTGTATGGGGCTTCAATGGCAACCACGTTTCCCAGTGGTATTTCTTGGATTGAGCAGTACACGACTATCCATGGGAAATCTGCAGCGTTTTTTGTAATTGGTGCTGCCCTGGGAGAAATGGCTATTCCTGCAGTCATTGGAATTCTTCAAGGAAAATACCCTGATTTGCCTGTAGTTCTGTATACCTCTTTGGGAGCATCAATAGCCACTGGTGTTTTATTTCCTGTGCTATATAAATTAGCCACTTCACCTCTTGATCACCAgcgaaaagaaaacagaaagagtgAGGACCAGAAAGCTTTGCTTTCTCGCTCTGGGCTAAATGAATATGAGGAAgagaatgaagaggaggaggcagaaaaatggaatgaaatggatttTGAAATGATTGAAACGGATGATACAATGAGGCATTCTATAATAGAGACATCTGGAAGTAGTTCGACGGAGCCCACAGCTGAAATCTAG